AGGTATAAAGACCTGGAACCCTGGTATAGCTATGTTGAAGGTTTTGCCGGCATATCAGGTAACCGCGATGGGCTCGACATCCTCCCTGATGGTAATTTTATGCCGCCGATGGAAATGAATTGCGTGGAAAAGGATGTTGCAGCAAGGATGAACCAATATTATAAAGGATCAAGGCACATGGTTATAGGCCGTACGGCCAATATTACCAAGCCGCTTCCCGGTCGTACCAATTGCCAGTACCGCAACAAATGCTGGTTGGGTTGCCCTTTCGGCGCATATTTTAGTACACAATCGTCTACGTTGCCCGCTGCTATGGCGACGGGTAATTTGAAGGTAAGACCATGGTCGATAGTAACTAAAATACTTTACGATAAGGATACAAAAAAAGCCAAAGGCGTCGAGGTGCTGGATGCTGAAACGAACAAAACCTACGAGTTTTATGCGAAAGTGATCTTCCTGAACGCATCGACCTTAAACAGCGCCTGGGTGCTGATGAACTCGGCAACTGATGTTTGGCCCGATGGTTTGGGTAGCAGCAGCGGCGAACTGGGCCATAACCTGATGGACCACCACCTGGGTGTAGGTGCAAGCGGTGTTGTTGAAGGATATGAGGATAAGTACTATTTTGGCCGGAGGGCCAATGGTATTTACATTCCACGCTACCGCAATCTGAACGGTGAGAAACGTGATTATATACGTGGGTTTGGCTACCAGGGACGCGCTTCGCGCCAATCGTGGAGCAGGGATATCCCTGAACTTGCCATCGGAGCTGATTTTAAAGATTCGTTAAGCGAGCCCGGCCACTGGTCGATGAACATCGGTGGATTTGGCGAAACACTGCCATATCATGAAAATAAAGCAACCCTCGACAAGAATACAAAAGATAAATGGGGACTACCCGTGTTGGCTATCGACGCGATCATCCGTGACAATGAATTGAAGATGCGAATTGATATGATGAACGACGCCAAAGAAATGCTGGAGGCAGCAGGGGTGAAGGATGTAAAAACCCGTACCATGGAAGGTGTGCTTGGAAGGGGTATACATGAAATGGGTACCGCGCGTATGGGTCGCGATCCGAAAACATCAGTACTGAACGAATGGAACCAGGTTTGGGACGCTAAGAATGTGTTTGTTACCGACGGAGCCTGTATGGTATCGACGGCCTGCCAAAATCCATCACTAACCTATATGGCACTAACAGCCCGTGCTGTAGATCATGCGGTGAAGGAATTGAAAAAAGGGACCCTCGTATAGCCAGCCCCGAAAGCGGAAGCGTTTTATTGGAATAAAAAAATAAGTAATTTAAGCCCTTGCAATATCCCTGCAGGGGCTCTTTATTTGAATCATTATGAAAACAAGGCTGTTACTTTTTCTTTTATTTTTTCCGGTGCTTTTATTGGCACAATCCGTCAGGATCGTAACCAATCATGTTGGCTATGAATCTGACCTGGCGAAAAAGGCTATTATTGTTTCTGATGAAAAGCTGGCTTTTGCGTCATTCTCGCTGATCGGTGCAAAAACCGGCAAACAAGTATTCAACGGACAGCCGGTAGCAGCCGGGGCCGTCAATAAATGGAAGAACTGGCAATTCTGGACCATGGACTTCAGCGCTTTTAAAACAAAAGGCGATTATAAATTACAGGTACAGACACCTAAAGGATATATTTACTCGTACCCATTCGTTATTGGTAAAAATGTATTGGAGCAGGCTACTTTATCGGATGTGATCTATTACTTCAAAGGTCAGAGAAGCTCGGGTCTATTAGATAAGGCCGACCGTCATTCTCATTTACAGGGCCGCCCGGATACTGTCGACGCCCATGGCGGTTGGTACGACGCCACAGGTGATTATGGAAAACACCTTTCACACCTCACTTTTTCTTCTTATTTCAACCCGCAACAAATATCACTCACAGCCTGGAGCCTGTTCAAAACATACGAACTGTTTAGCAAAAGGCCCGGTACCGATTTTCGCCAATTCGACAGGCGGTTACTGGACGAAGCGATGTATGGCGCTGATTACCTTTGCAGGATGCAGGCCAAGGGCGGCGCATTCTACCGCTCAGTCGGTGCACCCAGTCCGGGCAAATTGCCGCAGGACAGAGCTATTGGACCCGAAGGTAAAAGTTACCGCATCAAGGTATCGAAAAACGATGATTCGTTTAAAAGCCGTTCATTGGATACCAACTGGCGCAGCTATCAATGCAGTTACCGTTCGGGCGGAGGAGTGGCCATTGCCGCTTTGGCACTCGCTTCAACATACAAAGTTTCGGGCGATTACAGCAATGCATACTACCTGAAGGCGGCTGAAAATGCATTTGATTTTTTAGAGCGAAACAACATCGCCATGACCAACGATGGCAAGGAAAATATCCTGGATGATTACTGTGCACTGATGGCTGCGACTGAATTGTACAGGGCCACACAAAATGAAAAGTATAAAATTGCTGCTGAAAAAAGGGCGAACAGCCTGATGGGCAGATTTACTTCGTGGAAAAATTACAGGGACTACTGGCGCGCAGACGATAAGGACAGGCCATTCTTTCATCCGTCAGACGCCGGGCTGCCGGTTGTAAGTTTGCTCGAATATTATCCTTATGCTTCCGGGAGCACAAAGGAACGTATCAAAAGTTCAGTTAAAAGATCACTTGACTTTGAACTGGCTATAACGTCAGAAGTGAATAATCCTTTCGGTTATAGCCGCCAATTGACACAGGACACCTTAGGCAAACGGAAAAGCGCTTTCTTTTTTCCGCATGGCAGTGACGCTTCACCGTGGTGGCAGGGCGAGAATGCCCGTTTAGGTTCAATGGCGGCAGCGGCAAGGATGGCGGCGCCATTGTTTGCAGATGATAAAGCCTTCCATAATAAGCTGGAAAGTTTCGCGATCGACCAACTGAACTGGATATTAGGGCTTAACCCGTTTGATGCATGTATGCTGGAGGGCGTGGGGCACAATAACCCGGAATATGGTTTTTTCGGGACGTTTGAGTATACCAATGCACCGGGCGGCATTGTCAATGGTATTACTTCGGGGTTGAACGATGAAGACGATATCGATCTCAATTTACCCTATTCTCAAACCGGCAAGGATAATGACTGGCGCTGGGCCGAGCAGTGGCTGCCGCACGCATCCTGGTATATGGTGGCGTTGGCGCTGAGGTGAATCCGTTGGTATTTGATCAGATTATTCGTTATTATTGATAAACTATTAACTGAGCCCTATGCAAGAATTGTCCCCGGTTGCCGATAAAACTCAAAAGTCGGCTATTCTTAGCCCGATAGCAATTATAGGCGCCCTGTTTTTCATATTTGGCTTTGTTACCTGGCTCAATTCGGTGCTGGTACCTTACCTAAAGATCGCCTGCCAGTTGAACAACCTGGAATCGTACCTGGTGGCGTCAGCATTTTATATTGCTTACTTAGTAATGGCGGCGCCATCTGCCTGGGTGCTGAAAGTGTTCGGGTTTAAAAAGGGGATGGCCATTGGCCTGCTTATCATGTCGGTAGGCGCGGTAATATTTATCCCTGCCGCATTAACGCGCACTTACGTGTTTTTTCTCGCCGGGCTTTTTGTGCAAGGGGCCGGACTTTCGATATTACAAACTGCTTCAAACCCATACGTGGTAGTACTGGGGCCTGTTGAAAGCGCTGCCCGGCGAATCAGCATTATGGGCATTTGCAATAAATTTGCCGGTGCCATAGCGCCCATTGCACTGGGCTCCGTTGCCTTAAAAAATGTCGATCAGCTAAAAATCACGCTGGCGACACTTAGCCCGGCTGCTAAAATTCCGCTATTGAACGAATTGGCATCGCGGGTTATTGTGCCCTATATCTGCATTATGGCGGCGCTGATCGTACTGGCTGTATTGATCTACTTTTCAACTTTACCCGAGATCAACACCGAAAAAGAGGACGAAAGCACGGCTTTAGCCAATACCAATAAAACCAGTATTTTTCAGTTCCCGCATTTGCTTTTGGGAGTATTGGCCCTTTTCCTTTATGTGGGAGCCGAAGTACTGTCTGCTGATTCCATCATCGGTTACGGGTCTTCACAGCATATCCTGCTATCGACAGCCAAATTTTTTGCTACCTGCACCATGATATGCATGATTGTTGGTTATTTTGTCGGCATTTTCTGCATCCCTAAATATATCAGTCAGAATGCAGCCCTGGTGGTTTCGGCAATATTGGGATTTATTTTCAGTGTTCTGGCTGTCGTCACTGAAGGATACGTCTCTGTCTTTTGTATCGCACTGCTTGGTCTCGCTAATGCGCTGATGTGGCCTGCACTTTGGCCCCTGGCTTTAAACGGCCTTGGAAAATTCACCAAGACGGGTGCGTCGCTGTTAGTTATGGGTATTGCCGGAGGTGCGGTGATTCCTTTGCTCTATGGACATCTTATCGACGTCTTTACAGCACGCACGGCTTACGTTATCCTGCTTCCCATTTACCTCTTTATACTTTATTATGCCGCCTGGGGACATAAAGTAAGACGATAGCCTTTTTCCTGAAAGATGATCTAAAATAGCTATGTGTACATAATAAGGTGCATAATCACTATTTTTATATCGCCCTAACGAAACATCCACTATGACAGACACTACACACAGGGCATTGCTTCAAAGCAGTGCTGTTTGCGATTCCATGTGCAACAAGCACGCAACTATAAGTGGTCAGCCAAATCTCAGCTTTTTTGCACAAGTGAAAGAGTTCTTTGTTAAAATGTTCAGTACAGTCGACTGGCCGCCGAGATGGCATTGCGGCAGCTGGACCGATTTTCATGGGTGGCTGTATATCCTGTCGGACCTATCAATATGGGCGGCATATTTTGCAATTCCTTTCCTGCTTTACAGAATGGTGAAAAAAAGGAAAGATATCCCGTTCCATACCATCTTCTTTTTGTTCATTGCTTTTATTTTGTTGTGCGGCACCACGCATTTGCTGGACGCAATCATATTCTGGTGGCCGGCTTATCGGTTGAGTGCATTAGTCAGGATGCTGACCGGAATTGTTTCCATTTTTACAGTTTATGCTTTATATAAAATAATGCCGATGGTGTATAATCTGCGGACATTAAGCGATGTAGAGGCTGAGATAACCGAACGAAAAAAGGCTGAACAGGAGGCTGAAACACGGCTGGTGATGCAACACGCAGCGGAAGAACTGATGGCCCGGAAGGACGAATTTATGAGTATTGCCAGCCACGAATTAAAAACTCCGATCACCAGTGTTAAGGCTTCGCTGCAAATTATCGAGCGTATAGCTGAAAAAGACGGAAACATGCAGGAAGCTGCGCCCTTTGTCAGCAAAGCGGTAAAACAGGTGAACAAACTAACAGAGATCATTCACGACCTGATGGATGTAACCAGGATTCAGGGTGGAAAACTTGAACTGGTAAAAACTGAATTCGATTTGATGGAAATGATCAGTGAAGCGGTTGAACAATGCGGCGCGGACGACAGGCATGAGGTAACTATAGAAGGCGACGAAGTAGTGATGATACATGCTGACCGGAACAGGCTTGAACAGGTTGTAAGTAATTTATTAACTAACGCTTTTAAGTACTCAGATGAAAGTAAACCGGTTACAATTTCTGTTGCCAAACTGCGGGACGGCAGTGTAAAGGTAGAAGTGATAGACCGTGGGATCGGCATCCCGACGAATAAGATCGAGCATATTTTTGATCGTTTTTATCGTGTGGATAATTCCTCGAAATATTTTACGGGGATAGGCCTTGGGCTGTACATTTCGTCGGAGATAGTAAAGCGGCACAATGGGGAAATAGGGGTGAACAGCACCGCCGGTGAAGGATCAACGTTTTGGTTCATAGTATAGATTTATTCGCCCCAGGCAGTTATTACGATATTGCGCCGGTGGCCGTAGTTGCGGTGTTCGCAGAGATAAATGCCCTGCCATGTACCAAGATACAACCGGCCATTGCGGATAGGAATACTTACTGAGCTACCCAACAAGGCAGCTTTCAGGTGCGCGGGCATATCGTCGGGGCCCTCGTCATCGTGCAGGTAACCCGGATCGTTTTCGGGCACAACCTTATTAAAATACATTTCAAAATCCTGTCTTACGGTGGGATCCGCATTTTCGTTAATGCAAAGCGATGCTGATGTATGCTGAATAAAAACCTGGCACATACCTGTGCGAATGCCACTTATCTGGGGTAAAGCATTTATTATCTCATTGGTTATTAAATGG
Above is a window of Mucilaginibacter ginsenosidivorans DNA encoding:
- a CDS encoding GMC oxidoreductase, which encodes MSDTNTYDAIVIGSGISGGWAAKELTEKGLKTIMLERGRDIVHIKDYVNANKGPWEFPHRGGRTVQMEKDYPVLKRDYPLNETNLDYWVNEKESPYVEIKRFDWFRGYHVGGRSLMWGRQSYRWADVDFEANLKDGIAVDWPIRYKDLEPWYSYVEGFAGISGNRDGLDILPDGNFMPPMEMNCVEKDVAARMNQYYKGSRHMVIGRTANITKPLPGRTNCQYRNKCWLGCPFGAYFSTQSSTLPAAMATGNLKVRPWSIVTKILYDKDTKKAKGVEVLDAETNKTYEFYAKVIFLNASTLNSAWVLMNSATDVWPDGLGSSSGELGHNLMDHHLGVGASGVVEGYEDKYYFGRRANGIYIPRYRNLNGEKRDYIRGFGYQGRASRQSWSRDIPELAIGADFKDSLSEPGHWSMNIGGFGETLPYHENKATLDKNTKDKWGLPVLAIDAIIRDNELKMRIDMMNDAKEMLEAAGVKDVKTRTMEGVLGRGIHEMGTARMGRDPKTSVLNEWNQVWDAKNVFVTDGACMVSTACQNPSLTYMALTARAVDHAVKELKKGTLV
- a CDS encoding glycoside hydrolase family 9 protein, which produces MKTRLLLFLLFFPVLLLAQSVRIVTNHVGYESDLAKKAIIVSDEKLAFASFSLIGAKTGKQVFNGQPVAAGAVNKWKNWQFWTMDFSAFKTKGDYKLQVQTPKGYIYSYPFVIGKNVLEQATLSDVIYYFKGQRSSGLLDKADRHSHLQGRPDTVDAHGGWYDATGDYGKHLSHLTFSSYFNPQQISLTAWSLFKTYELFSKRPGTDFRQFDRRLLDEAMYGADYLCRMQAKGGAFYRSVGAPSPGKLPQDRAIGPEGKSYRIKVSKNDDSFKSRSLDTNWRSYQCSYRSGGGVAIAALALASTYKVSGDYSNAYYLKAAENAFDFLERNNIAMTNDGKENILDDYCALMAATELYRATQNEKYKIAAEKRANSLMGRFTSWKNYRDYWRADDKDRPFFHPSDAGLPVVSLLEYYPYASGSTKERIKSSVKRSLDFELAITSEVNNPFGYSRQLTQDTLGKRKSAFFFPHGSDASPWWQGENARLGSMAAAARMAAPLFADDKAFHNKLESFAIDQLNWILGLNPFDACMLEGVGHNNPEYGFFGTFEYTNAPGGIVNGITSGLNDEDDIDLNLPYSQTGKDNDWRWAEQWLPHASWYMVALALR
- a CDS encoding sugar MFS transporter, which encodes MQELSPVADKTQKSAILSPIAIIGALFFIFGFVTWLNSVLVPYLKIACQLNNLESYLVASAFYIAYLVMAAPSAWVLKVFGFKKGMAIGLLIMSVGAVIFIPAALTRTYVFFLAGLFVQGAGLSILQTASNPYVVVLGPVESAARRISIMGICNKFAGAIAPIALGSVALKNVDQLKITLATLSPAAKIPLLNELASRVIVPYICIMAALIVLAVLIYFSTLPEINTEKEDESTALANTNKTSIFQFPHLLLGVLALFLYVGAEVLSADSIIGYGSSQHILLSTAKFFATCTMICMIVGYFVGIFCIPKYISQNAALVVSAILGFIFSVLAVVTEGYVSVFCIALLGLANALMWPALWPLALNGLGKFTKTGASLLVMGIAGGAVIPLLYGHLIDVFTARTAYVILLPIYLFILYYAAWGHKVRR
- a CDS encoding sensor histidine kinase, translated to MTDTTHRALLQSSAVCDSMCNKHATISGQPNLSFFAQVKEFFVKMFSTVDWPPRWHCGSWTDFHGWLYILSDLSIWAAYFAIPFLLYRMVKKRKDIPFHTIFFLFIAFILLCGTTHLLDAIIFWWPAYRLSALVRMLTGIVSIFTVYALYKIMPMVYNLRTLSDVEAEITERKKAEQEAETRLVMQHAAEELMARKDEFMSIASHELKTPITSVKASLQIIERIAEKDGNMQEAAPFVSKAVKQVNKLTEIIHDLMDVTRIQGGKLELVKTEFDLMEMISEAVEQCGADDRHEVTIEGDEVVMIHADRNRLEQVVSNLLTNAFKYSDESKPVTISVAKLRDGSVKVEVIDRGIGIPTNKIEHIFDRFYRVDNSSKYFTGIGLGLYISSEIVKRHNGEIGVNSTAGEGSTFWFIV
- a CDS encoding secondary thiamine-phosphate synthase enzyme YjbQ is translated as MKIFQQEIGLRERKRGFHLITNEIINALPQISGIRTGMCQVFIQHTSASLCINENADPTVRQDFEMYFNKVVPENDPGYLHDDEGPDDMPAHLKAALLGSSVSIPIRNGRLYLGTWQGIYLCEHRNYGHRRNIVITAWGE